From Scleropages formosus chromosome 1, fSclFor1.1, whole genome shotgun sequence, a single genomic window includes:
- the LOC114911888 gene encoding trace amine-associated receptor 1-like: protein MMNYSHPRASQNLDFCYESSKKSCPQHIYSIALRVPLYIFFAAAILLTVFGNLLVIIAIAHFKQLHTPTNYLVLSLAIADFLLGTITMPPSMVQTLETCWYLGNLFCKFHNSTAVTLCTASIVNLSFISIDRYYAVCQPLQYQRKITNCVTLVMILIGWSLSVVTGFGMVFLELNILGIEDFYYENIECVGGCFLFQSFASSFTSSTVSFYIPGFIIIGIYRKIFLIAKRQARSIHASGCHKANSERRKTQSKMEQKSTKTLAIVMGVFLSCWSPLFLCNIIDPVIGYSTPPFLLDTLAWIGYLNSAFNPLIYAFLYSWFRKAFITIVFCKIYHPNSSRTNLFTN, encoded by the coding sequence ATGATGAACTACAGCCATCCTAGGGCGTCTCAAAACTTAGACTTTTGTTATGAATCCTCTAAGAAGTCTTGTCCACAGCATATTTATTCAATAGCATTACGGGTTCctctctacattttttttgcagctgccaTTCTCCTCACAGTCTTTGGAAACCTTCTCGTCATCATTGCAATAGCTCATTTCAAACAGCTCCACACTCCAACTAACTACCTCGTCCTCTCCCTGGCCATCGCTGACTTCCTTCTTGGAACGATCACCATGCCACCTAGTATGGTTCAGACACTGGAGACCTGCTGGTATTTGGGAAATCTGTTCTGTAAATTCCACAATAGTACAGCTGTCACTCTATGTACAGCATCCATTGTAAACCTTTCCTTCATATCTATTGATCGATATTATGCTGTCTGTCAGCCCCTACAGTAtcagagaaaaatcacaaactgtGTCACTTTGGTCATGATCCTGATTGGCTGGAGCCTGTCTGTTGTTACTGGGTTTGGGATGGTATTCCTAGAGCTGAATATCTTGGGCATTGAGgacttttattatgaaaacattGAATGTGTTGGAGGCTGTTTTTTGTTCCAAAGTTTTGCATCAAGTTTTACATCTTCCACTGTCTCATTTTACATCCCGGGATTCATTATCATTGGTATCTACCGGAAAATCTTCCTCATAGCAAAGAGACAGGCTCGATCTATTCACGCCTCAGGGTGTCACAAGGCCAACTCTGAAAGGCGCAAAACTCAGAGCAAGATGGAGCAGAAGTCCACCAAGACCCTCGCAATTGTTATGGGTGTTTTTCTGTCATGCTGGTCCCCCTTATTTCTATGCAACATCATTGATCCAGTCATCGGCTATTCCACTCCACCATTCCTGCTTGATACACTGGCTTGGATTGGCTATTTAAATTCAGCATTTAATCCCCTGATTTATGCGTTCCTCTACAGCTGGTTCAGGAAAGCCTTCATAACGATagtattttgcaaaatatatcATCCCAATTCTTCAagaacaaatttatttacaaactAG